A stretch of Brassica napus cultivar Da-Ae chromosome C6, Da-Ae, whole genome shotgun sequence DNA encodes these proteins:
- the LOC106417669 gene encoding RING-H2 finger protein ATL60 has translation MDEESASNGSIFRNFEGEEMMGKVILFAIVSLFTAILFLLLLHLYARLFWWRVENHLNLNLTQPDTPGSTVIGRNNQRRRFVFAQGQEDPPRHAGLDSTTLQSIPILVFKSCDFKDGLECAVCLSHLVDGDKARVLPGCNHGFHVDCIDMWFQSHSTCPLCRNTVGSVEETRHGGNEGLLSQNQNFESGHSSQDQSSVLGFPTETQNFPTNVLVWGDHNQVRSTGLVVTEDLGSSDRQHESTSSTNSCNRAQDVREVVVDIPVSSSEISSERIQEEEEEEPKSPMFTRLRSLKKLLSREKKGVVCINGSSGTNNSNV, from the coding sequence ATGGACGAAGAATCTGCTTCTAATGGCTCCATCTTCAGAAACTTTGAAGGAGAAGAAATGATGGGAAAAGTAATCCTCTTCGCAATCGTATCCCTCTTCACAGCGATTCTCTTCCTCCTATTGCTTCATCTCTACGCTAGGCTCTTCTGGTGGCGCGTAGAGAACCATCTCAACCTAAACCTAACCCAACCCGACACTCCTGGCTCCACAGTCATCGGCCGTAACAACCAACGACGTCGTTTCGTCTTCGCTCAAGGCCAAGAAGATCCTCCTCGCCACGCCGGTCTCGACTCTACAACCCTCCAGTCCATCCCGATCCTTGTTTTCAAGTCTTGTGACTTCAAAGACGGGCTAGAATGCGCTGTTTGTCTCTCTCATCTTGTTGACGGGGACAAAGCTAGGGTTCTGCCTGGGTGTAACCATGGGTTCCATGTTGATTGCATCGACATGTGGTTTCAGTCTCATTCCACTTGTCCTCTCTGTAGAAACACGGTTGGTTCTGTGGAAGAGACAAGACATGGAGGGAATGAGGGTTTGTTGtctcaaaatcaaaactttgaaTCTGGGCATTCATCTCAAGATCAGAGCTCTGTTCTTGGGTTTCCGACAGAAACTCAGAATTTTCCGACAAATGTACTAGTTTGGGGAGATCACAATCAAGTTAGAAGTACAGGTCTTGTAGTTACTGAAGATCTCGGTTCTAGTGATCGTCAACATGAATCTACTAGTAGTACTAACAGCTGTAACAGAGCGCAAGATGTAAGGGAAGTTGTGGTGGATATTCCAGTGAGTTCAAGTGAGATATCATCCGAGAGaatccaagaagaagaagaagaagaaccgaAGTCACCGATGTTCACAAGGTTGAGATCACTTAAGAAGTTGTTGAGTAGAGAGAAGAAAGGTGTTGTTTGCATTAATGGTTCAAGCGGTACCAATAACAGCAATGTTTGA